One window from the genome of Thermaerobacter marianensis DSM 12885 encodes:
- a CDS encoding flagellar export protein FliJ: MAGKEPFRLQRVWDVRRLEALTRLGEWGRWQARAEQARREASRLEADRQRAAVDLTAVGPARTALEMAARWREVEALGRRIQVAQGRAEVLQREAAERHQAVLAARREEQAYQRLYQRHEERQRQESLRREQAQLDEVAGRLAGRRDGRGHGPW; the protein is encoded by the coding sequence ATGGCAGGCAAGGAACCGTTCCGGTTGCAGCGGGTCTGGGACGTGCGGCGCCTTGAGGCCCTGACCCGGTTGGGAGAGTGGGGCCGCTGGCAGGCCCGGGCGGAACAGGCCCGCCGGGAGGCCTCCCGGCTGGAGGCCGACCGCCAGCGGGCGGCGGTGGATCTGACGGCCGTGGGTCCGGCCCGTACCGCTCTTGAGATGGCCGCCCGGTGGCGGGAGGTGGAGGCCCTGGGCCGGCGCATCCAGGTGGCCCAGGGCCGGGCCGAGGTCCTCCAGCGGGAGGCGGCGGAACGGCACCAGGCGGTCCTGGCCGCCCGGCGGGAAGAACAGGCCTACCAGCGCCTCTACCAGCGGCACGAGGAGCGCCAGCGGCAGGAGTCCCTGCGGCGCGAACAGGCCCAGCTGGACGAGGTGGCAGGACGGCTGGCGGGAAGGAGGGACGGTCGTGGCCACGGCCCATGGTGA